The genomic segment ACCTTTCATCAGGAAATGCTGCCGACCAGCCTGCTCATTAATCTCGCCGCACAGCGTGAGGGCGTACCATTCCCCGCTTTCATCGAAGCCGTGCTTATGGAGCTTACGTATGAAATTTTGCGGGAGGCGGGCGTACGCATTCCAAAAACGGTAGGCCAGGCGGTATCCATCGTCGGAACACTGGTTATCGGACAAGCTGCGGTAAATGCAGGCGTCGTTTCGGCGGCGATGGTCATTATCGTCTCGATTACCGCCATATCGAGCTATGTCATACCCGAAAACGGCATGTCGATCGCCGTACGGATTTTGCGTTTTTTCCTCATGATTCTCGCGGCCACATTTGGGTTTTTCGGTATTTTGCTCGGACTGCTGGCCATTTTGCTGCACTTGACGAATTTGCGTTCGTTCGGAGCGGCATACATGAGCCCATTCGGCCCATACGTAGCTTCAGATATTAAAGATTCCCTGTTTCGCATGCCATGGACGCACATGATGAATCGGCCTTATTCTAATGGCAACGGACAGAAAAAACGGCAAAAAAAACGGACAAAACGCTTATAAGGAAGGGGTCAGCACATGAAAAAAACCATACTTTCCTTGCTGGCCTCTACGTTGATGCTGCTGCTGGCATCCGGCTGCTGGGATCGCCAGGAAATGAACGATCTGGGCATTGTGCTCGCGATGGCAGTCGATAAGGGCAAAAACAATATGCTTGAAATATCCTGCCAGGTCGTCGTCCCATCAGAGGTTGCTTCCAATTCCGGCAAAAGCACGACAACGCCCGTGACGCTGTATCAGGCTAGCGCGCCCACTATTCTTGAAGCCATCAGTAAAATGAGCCTTACGAGCCCGAGAATAAATTATATGTCCCATATCCGCGTCCTTATTTTCAGCGAAGCTGTCGCTAAAATGGGCATTGCTGATGAACTGGAAAACCTATTAAGGCAGCCGGAGGTACGTCCCGATTACAACGTTATGATTGCCCGTCATTCCAAAGCTGCAGAAATTCTGAACATTTTAACCCCTTTGGAAAGCATACCAGCGAACAACCTATATCTTTCCCTGCAAAATTCAGCCAAAACCTGGTCGCCTACGATAACTGCTACTGCCGATGTTTTATTAGAGAAAATGGTTAACGACGGTATAGAGCCTGTGCTGACAGGGGTTGAGATTATTGGGAATAAGAAGGAAGGCGGCAGCAAGGATAATTTAACATCGATTAAGCCTAAAGCGAATTTGACCTATACCGGAATGGCTGTGCTTAGGAAGGACAAGCTGATTGGATGGATGAACGAGCAGGAAAGCAAAGGCTATAACTATATTACGAATAATGTAAAAAGCACAACGGGAAACTTGCCTTGCCCGCACAATAAAGGCAAGCTGAGCGTTGCTGTCCTGCGCTCCAATACCGATGTAGTCCCCAAAGTTGTGGACGGCAAGCCTGTCATGCATATAAAAGTTAAAAATATGTCCAGCATCATGGGAGATGGCTGCACCACACCCATCTCAAGTCAAGACGATATCAAAGCGCTTGAAAAAGTGGGAAGCGAGAAACTGATCATCTTGATGAAAAAGGCTGTTGAAACGGCTCAAAAGCAATATAAAGTGGATATTTTCGGATTTGGCCAAAATATTAGCCGCAACAATCCAAAGCTGTGGGCACAGCTGCGCGATCATTGGGAAGAGGAATTTCCAAAGCTGAAAGTCGAATATGAGGTTCATGTACAGACGCGGCGGGTCGGCATGCTGGACGATTCTATCTTGAAGGATATAAAGGAGTAAGCCGATGTCCCTTCCAACACTAGTTGTGTTATGCGTAGCGTTTTCCTTTGGCATGATTCAAATGCCGGCCTTGTTCAAAAAAAAGCTGAAACGCGAGGCTTGGGCGTATTTTGCTTTGTTAAGCGCTGGAACAGCCTTCAGCATTTATGCAGCCAATGTGCAGCCCGTGCCAAGCCCGCTTAATGCTTTGATTACCATTTACGAGCCCATTAACCAATTTTTCGATCGGTTGTTAAGCCCTTAGGTTATGAAAGGAGCCATTTGCATGCTGGAAAAAGGAAAAATTAGCGCCAGACAGCTGACCGTGCTTGTTTTTTTATCCGTCATTGGCGATATGATTTTGATCATACCCGCTGTTGTAGCGAGCTACGCGCAGCAGGATGGCTGGATAGCCTCCTTGCTCGGCATGCCAATCGGAATGTTTTTTCTTTGGCTGATGCTCCATATAAGCAGCTTTTACCCTAAGCTTAACCTCGTTCAAATCAATGACCGCATACTAGGAAAATGGCTAGGTGCACTCATGAGCTGTGCCTACCTGCTCTTTTTCCTATTGGCTGGATCAACGTTCATCCGGGAGGTGGGCGATTTTTTGACGACACAGCTATTTCAAACGACTCCCATTCGCTACATCCATTTATTGTTTGTGCTGATTTTGCTTTGGGGAGTGTGGAATGGCATTGAGTCTATTGCCAGAAGCGCCGAAATCTTGCTGCCGCTGTTCCTTTTTATTTGTTTGGTATTAATCGTGTGTCTAATTCCGCAAATCGATTTGGAACGCTTAAAGCCGTTTCTAGGCTCGGAGCGGTTATCCTTTGCCCATGCCACGTTAATGGCCAGCGTCTATCCGTTCGGAGAATTATGCTCCTTCCTTATGATTTATCCTTATGCCGCCAAGCCGTCTCATCGCCAGAAGGATGTGCTGCTCTCCGCCTTGTGCGCTGCCCTGCTGCTGTTCTCGCTTGTGTTTATTTCCTTGACCGTTCTCGGCGCTTATTTTACCGAGCACAATATTTACTCGACCTATCTGCTGACGCAAAAAATTAACATTGGCGCCTTCCTTCAGCGCATTGAGGCATTAATGGCAACGGCATGGGTGATCTCCACCTTTTTCAAAACGGCGCTATTTTTTTACGCCTTTGCGGTTGGGACGGCGCAATTGCTCAGGCTCTCTACAGCAAAGCCGCTTATTATCCCGACGTCGTTCCTCATGTACGGTCTGGCGATGATGGTGGCGCCCAATCTTTTATATTATGTTAAAACCATTGTCCCTTATTGGATTGACTGGGATTTCACCTATGCCTTTGTGCTGCCTATGCTGCTCATTGTCGTTTATTATATGAAGAAAAAACTCAAACGAGGGTAAATATCGCCAATACAGCAGCGCTGCAAATAAGAAGAAGATAGATCAATGCTTATAATAAAAAAAAGCTCCGCAACCTGAGGCTGCGAAGCTTTTTTGTCATCTGGTATACATTGTGCCAGCCGCTTGGCTTACAGCGACATTTTGCGAATGCGTTCAACCGCTTTTTCCGTATTTTCACGGCTGCCAAATGCAGTCAGGCGGAAGTAGCCTTGGCCGCTTTGCCCGAAGCCGACGCCCGGCGTGCCCACAATGTTCGCTTCCGAAAGCAGCTTGTCGAAGAAGGCCCATGAATCGAGGCCGTTTGGCGTTTTCAGCCAAATGTACGGCGCGTTAACGCCGCCAAATACTTCAAGACCAATCGAAGCAAGACCGTCACGAATGATTTTTGCATTCGTCATGTAGTAGTCGACCAGTGCTTTAATCTGCTCTTTGCCTTCTGGCGAGTAGATTGCTGCTGCTCCGCGCTGAGTGACGTAAGACACACCATTGAATTTCGTCGTGTGACGACGGTTCCACAGATCATTGATCAATACTCCCTTGCCGTTGTCATCAAAGCCTTTCAGCTCGCGTGGAACGACGGTGTAAGCACAACGAACGCCTGTGAAACCTGCTGTTTTGGAGAAGCTGCGGAATTCGATTGCGACTTCCTTCGCGCCTTCAATTTCATAAATGCTATGCGGCACATCCGATTCTTGAATGAAAGCTTCATAAGCCGAATCGTACAGGATGATGCAATTGTTGCTTTTCGCATAGTCGACCCATTTTTGCAATTCCTCACGGGAAAGCGTCATGCCGGTCGGATTGTTCGGGTAGCACAGGTAAATCAGATCCACCTTGCGGTCTGGCAGGCTTGGCGTGAAGTTGTTTTCCGCTGTGCACTCCAGGTAAACGATATTTTCATAACGCTTCGAATCTGTATTGTATTTGCCAGAGCGTCCAGCCATAACATTCGTGTCCACATAAACCGGGTACACCGGATCTTGAACAGCTACGATGCTGTTTTGGCTGAAAATCTCCTGAATGTTGCCGACGTCGCATTTGGAGCCATCGCTCAAAAACACTTCGTTCGTTTGAATATCGACGCCGCGCGCTTTGTAATCATTCTCGATAATTGCGTTAATCAAGAAGTCATACCCTTGCTCCGGGCCATATCCGCGAAATGAGCCTGGTACAGCCAGCTCGTCCACAGCTTCGTGCATCGCTTTAACAACCGCTTCCGGCAATCCCCGCGTAACGTCGCCAATCCCTAAGCTAATAATTTCAGCATTCGGGTTTTCTTTAATAAACTGGGTGCGACGCTTTGCGATCTCGGAAAATAAATAGCTGCCTTGCAGCTCCTGGTAATTATGATTAATGTTCGTCATTATTTATCACCAATCCTTTAACTACTAGAATAGCTTACTTTTCCCCGAGACTTAATATAGGATTTGCCCAAAAGTTTGTATTATCGCGATACTGCTCCGCCAAGTCCAAGAGAGCCTCCGCCCGGCTTATCGGCCGCGCAGCACGTTCAATACATGGTTCATATCGCCGGGAATCGGCGCTTCGAAATGCATGAGCTCGCCTGTGCGCGGATGCTTAAAGCCAAGCACTGCCGCATGCAGCGCTTGTCCTTTAAGCGCTACTGTCTTGTTGCGACCATACATTGGATCGCCTGCCAGCGGATAGCCAATATACTTTAAGTGGACGCGGATTTGATGCGTGCGCCCTGTCTCGAGCTGCAGCTCCACTAGGGAATAGTCTTCCCCAATCC from the Paenibacillus sp. BIHB 4019 genome contains:
- a CDS encoding Ger(x)C family spore germination protein produces the protein MKKTILSLLASTLMLLLASGCWDRQEMNDLGIVLAMAVDKGKNNMLEISCQVVVPSEVASNSGKSTTTPVTLYQASAPTILEAISKMSLTSPRINYMSHIRVLIFSEAVAKMGIADELENLLRQPEVRPDYNVMIARHSKAAEILNILTPLESIPANNLYLSLQNSAKTWSPTITATADVLLEKMVNDGIEPVLTGVEIIGNKKEGGSKDNLTSIKPKANLTYTGMAVLRKDKLIGWMNEQESKGYNYITNNVKSTTGNLPCPHNKGKLSVAVLRSNTDVVPKVVDGKPVMHIKVKNMSSIMGDGCTTPISSQDDIKALEKVGSEKLIILMKKAVETAQKQYKVDIFGFGQNISRNNPKLWAQLRDHWEEEFPKLKVEYEVHVQTRRVGMLDDSILKDIKE
- a CDS encoding endospore germination permease, which encodes MLEKGKISARQLTVLVFLSVIGDMILIIPAVVASYAQQDGWIASLLGMPIGMFFLWLMLHISSFYPKLNLVQINDRILGKWLGALMSCAYLLFFLLAGSTFIREVGDFLTTQLFQTTPIRYIHLLFVLILLWGVWNGIESIARSAEILLPLFLFICLVLIVCLIPQIDLERLKPFLGSERLSFAHATLMASVYPFGELCSFLMIYPYAAKPSHRQKDVLLSALCAALLLFSLVFISLTVLGAYFTEHNIYSTYLLTQKINIGAFLQRIEALMATAWVISTFFKTALFFYAFAVGTAQLLRLSTAKPLIIPTSFLMYGLAMMVAPNLLYYVKTIVPYWIDWDFTYAFVLPMLLIVVYYMKKKLKRG
- a CDS encoding LL-diaminopimelate aminotransferase, translating into MTNINHNYQELQGSYLFSEIAKRRTQFIKENPNAEIISLGIGDVTRGLPEAVVKAMHEAVDELAVPGSFRGYGPEQGYDFLINAIIENDYKARGVDIQTNEVFLSDGSKCDVGNIQEIFSQNSIVAVQDPVYPVYVDTNVMAGRSGKYNTDSKRYENIVYLECTAENNFTPSLPDRKVDLIYLCYPNNPTGMTLSREELQKWVDYAKSNNCIILYDSAYEAFIQESDVPHSIYEIEGAKEVAIEFRSFSKTAGFTGVRCAYTVVPRELKGFDDNGKGVLINDLWNRRHTTKFNGVSYVTQRGAAAIYSPEGKEQIKALVDYYMTNAKIIRDGLASIGLEVFGGVNAPYIWLKTPNGLDSWAFFDKLLSEANIVGTPGVGFGQSGQGYFRLTAFGSRENTEKAVERIRKMSL